DNA from Prunus persica cultivar Lovell chromosome G6, Prunus_persica_NCBIv2, whole genome shotgun sequence:
aagtaataagtaataattaaacaaatataattaaaaaaataccgcAAATTCGGGCGcttgaaaatgagcgcagagccactcccaactatcctcccgcccctcaagctccttcgggcaaccctcctgaagagcgacttgcggatcatcaTAGGCCTGAAAATGGTagtgcaagtcgctcttccactgcttgtacctctcagcgaagagtctgttgacgtacgTCAACGACTCTTCGTCGAGATCCTCCAAGTTATAGTTCGTctgcaatcaattaattagatacgttaagtaatagaaatatacacaattttaaagaaaaataatgaaaatgtaaggtacataccgacaactggccgcgAACCTCCGCCTGGATCTCGTCAGGCATGAccctccaagac
Protein-coding regions in this window:
- the LOC109949706 gene encoding uncharacterized protein LOC109949706 is translated as MFFYLTLIPYFFAAKRNTRGPCRQLKTAKVTRVTNSRISIGYDERHRAAPTAELHSSLAHDIGHVVRTHCPMQWKSWRVMPDEIQAEVRGQLSTNYNLEDLDEESLTYVNRLFAERYKQWKSDLHYHFQAYDDPQVALQEGCPKELEGREDSWEWLCAHFQAPEFAVFF